The sequence below is a genomic window from Acidobacteriota bacterium.
TGAACTTGCGCCGCACTTCATTGCGCGTCATCAGGCCGTTCTGCACCATCGTTCCGGCGAACGACGCCTGCGAGGCGGTATCACCACGCAGCAGACCATCGAGGTCGAACTCCGCGAAGACATCGGAGCGCGGACCAACCAGCGAACGATTCAGTTCCTGCTCGAAGCGAACGGCGAGAGGCCGAACGGTATGCTTCACGAACTGGATATCGAACTGCTCCGCCGAGGCGTAAGTCGCGGTTTTATCGGTGTGGCCCAGCATGTTCGCCGGCACACCGTAGAGGCTCGCCACTTCCGCGGCGTTCAGCTTCGCGGTATCAACGAACTGCGCATCTTCGGGCGGGATGCCGATGGACTCATAAGTCATGTCCTCATAGAGGACGGCGATCTTGCCGGCATTGTCGGAACCACCGTGCGCGCCGTCCCACTCCGCGCGCAGCCGCTTTACCGCGGTTTCGCTGAGCGTCCCTTTGTGTTTCAGGACGCCCCCGGGCCGGCCACCATTGCGGAAAAAGGAAGACGAATACTGCTGCATCGCCAAACCCTTGCCGATGACTTCACGCGCCACGCCGATGGGCGACAGCCCGTGGATGCCATCGAACGAGAAGTTGCGGATGTGGAGAACGTCTTCCGGCTGGTAGGTCTCGGTACGGCCTTCCATCCCGCGATATTCGTAGCGCAGGCCTTTATCATCGAAGCGGATGGCGGTCCAATCCGGACGCAGCGGATTCAGCGAGACCACCCGGCCGCCGATGCGCTCGATCTTGGAATAGCCATTTCCCCACAGCGCCAGAGACAGCGTCATCTGCTCGCGCCAGACGAGCGACGTCATGTAGCGGTTCGGCGAGTCGTGCAGCAAGAAATAGAGCGGATGAGAATTCGCCTTCTCGCGGCCCTTTGGCCCGTCGCGGTAGACCTGCAATGGCACAGAGCCGAGAGTGTTGCACCAGACGCGCGCACAACCGTAGATGGTGGCCAGCGACAGC
It includes:
- a CDS encoding phage portal protein; this encodes MNALQKVARTMFAKALGFPPMATSDHGLSRYLSSGGATSAGILVSPQSALSLATIYGCARVWCNTLGSVPLQVYRDGPKGREKANSHPLYFLLHDSPNRYMTSLVWREQMTLSLALWGNGYSKIERIGGRVVSLNPLRPDWTAIRFDDKGLRYEYRGMEGRTETYQPEDVLHIRNFSFDGIHGLSPIGVAREVIGKGLAMQQYSSSFFRNGGRPGGVLKHKGTLSETAVKRLRAEWDGAHGGSDNAGKIAVLYEDMTYESIGIPPEDAQFVDTAKLNAAEVASLYGVPANMLGHTDKTATYASAEQFDIQFVKHTVRPLAVRFEQELNRSLVGPRSDVFAEFDLDGLLRGDTASQASFAGTMVQNGLMTRNEVRRKFNLPDENGGDELTVQSNMIAVDDLQKIAAGLNKPAVAIPAPAPAKE